The nucleotide window TGACAAGCTTGTCTATCCGGCTGTTGATGCGTTAATTAACTTTGCTCAATACCACAGCTGGGGTGGTCTGGCATGAGCTTTACACTTACTACCCCTTCTGGATTTTGGAACCCCATTTTATGGCTGGTATTCTTAGCCCTCTTTAGCATAATTGCTTATCTGATATACTCCAGAGGAAACCCCTCGTATAAGAAAGACACCGAACAAATAAAGCCCTATTTGAGCGGTAATCCAGAGCCTACAAAAGAAAAAGTTCAGGTAAAGGCTGGAGACATCTATTGGGGATTCATTGAGGCTTTGAAAGGATACTACAAAGTACTCCAAGCAATCCACACAGGAGACATGAGGGATTACATTTTGTGGTATCTTGGCATTGGGGCTATAATAACATTCATACTAATTGGAGGGGTGTAGTATGGGTAAGCTGACCAATTTTAAGCGTTCTCTTTGGGTTTTTCATGCCTCAGGGGGTTCATGCAACGCTTGTGATATTGAAATAGTGGCTGTGCTTACTCCAAGATATGACGCAGAGAGGTTTGGAATAAAGCTTGTAGGCTCCCCGAGGCATGCGGATGTCTTACTTGTCACGGGAGCTATTCCAAGAGACTTTGCTGATAAGCTTAGGCGTATTTACGAACAGATGCCCGATCCAAAGGCCGTTGTTGTAATAGGAAACTGCGGAACCACGGGAGGAGTCTTTTATGACTCTTACAACATAGCTGGACCAATAGACGAGGTAATACCCGTAGACGTCTATGTTCCAGGATGTCCTCCCAGACCAGAAGCAATAATAGACGGAATTGTAAAAGCATGGCTCAAGATTGAGAAGCTTGAAAAGGAGCTGGAGGGGAAGGAGAAATGACACTAACCGCTGAAGAAATCCTTGAGAGGTTAAAGGAAAAACTTGGAGATGCGATATTAAACTATGAGGTAAAAGAGTACAAAATGGGTGTTAAAAGGCCTAGAACTTATCAGGAAATCTGGATGGAGATTAACAAAGATGCCTTTAGGAAAGCAATTGAGGCAATATTCGAAATAGACTATCCGCATTTACACTTTATAGCCGGAGAAGACGTTGGCGAGGTAATCAAGATGATATACTCCTTTGGAGTCTTCCACTCCCACCCATGGGGTGAAGTGAGTATAGTAATGAAGCTTGACCTCCCGAAGAGCAACCTTGTTCTCCCCACTATAACAGACCTCATGATCGGTGCAGAGACCAACGAAAGGGAAATCAGAGAAATGCTTGGCGTTGAGTTTGAGGGGCTTAAGAACAAGAGACACCTCTTTTTACCTGACGATTGGCCTGAAGGAAAGTATCCATGGAGAAGGGATGAGTATGGGGTTGAAGATATGATTAAACACACCCATAGGAGCGTAAAAGAGATTAGGAAACAAAGGGGTGAGCAGAATGGCTAAAACAACTTATTACCCTAGTTCCCATTAGATCGTTAGAGTTATAAGCACTTAAGTCTTTTGGTTGATTGGTGGTTGTTATGAACTTTCAGCAGGAAATCCTGATCATAAAATCCGAAATCTATCCGATAATCAGCAAACACTACCCGAAAAACACTCGCAGGGAAGTAATCAGCCTCTACGACCTGATAACCTTCGCAATACTAGCCCACCTGCACTTCGGAGGAGTTTACAAGCACGCTTACAGAGTCCTAATCGAAGAAATGAAGCTGTTCCCAAAAATCAGGTACAACAAACTAACAGAACGCTTGAACAGGCACGAAAAACTCCTGCTCCTAGCGCAGGAAGAATTATTCAAAAAACACGCCAGAGAATACGTTAGAATACTGGACTCAAAGCCCATTCAGACCAAGGAGTTGGCCAGAAAAAACAGGAAGGAGAAGAAGGGTTCTTCAGAAATCATCTCTGAAAAGCCCGCAGTTGGGTTTGTTCCCTCTAAAAAAAGTTTTACTATGGGTACAAGCTGACCTGTTACTCTGATGGAAATTTGCTGGCTTTGCTGTCCGTTGATCCGGCAAACAAGCATGATGTGAGTGTTGTCAGGGAAAAGTTCTGGGTGATTGTTGAGGAGTTTTCTGGCTGTTTTCTGTTTTTGGATAAGGGTTACGTTAGTAGAGAACTTCAGGAGGAATTCCTGAAGTTTGGCGTTGTTTACACGCCGGTGAAGCGGGAGAATCAGGTTAGTAATCTGGAGGAGAAGAAGTTTTACAAGTACTTGTCTGACTTTCGCAGGAGGATTGAGACTTTGTTTTCGAAGTTTTCTGAGTTTCTTCTGAGGCCGAGCAGGAGTGTTAGTTTGAGGGGGTTAGCTGTCAGGATTTTAGGGGCGATTCTGGCCGTGAATCTGGACAGATTATACAACTTCACAGATGGTGGGAACTAGGGTAACTTATTATGTTCCCGTTGGTCCAATTCATCCAGCATTAAAAGAACCGATAAGAGTAGAGGCGGAGGTTGAGGGAGAGAAGATAGTGAAGGTTGATGTTAAGAGGGGCTTTGCTCATAGAGGAATTGAGTACATGGGGATGAAAAGGAATGCAATACAAACTTTGTACCTCTCGGAAAGAATATGTGGAATATGCTCGATATCTCACCCGTATGCATTCGTCATTGGCAGCGAAAAGGCTTTAGGCATTGAGGCTCCTCCAAGGGCTCAATACATAAGAACAATAATAGCCGAGCTTGAAAGAATTCACTCGCACATCCTCTGGCTCGGAGTTATAGCGCACGAGATAGGCTTTGATCCGCTCCTCTTCTGGACGTGGAAGGGGAGGGAAAAGGTTCTCGACATTCTCGAGGCTATAACGGGTAACAGAATAAACTACGCAATGTACATGATCGGAGGAGTTAGAAGAGACCTCAAAGAGAGCCACATTAAAGCTTTGCGGGACATGATAACCTATTACTGGGAGTTCACGGAACACATGAAGGAGGTCTTCTTGTCTGATCCGGTTTATAAGGCGAGGACGAGGGGGGTAGCACAGCTCTCAAAGGAGATGGCGTTGAAGCTCAACGTGGTTGGACCAGTAGCTAGGGCTGCAGGAATTAGAATGGACGTTAGGCAGGATATTCCCTATGATGCATATGCGGATATGGATGTTAAAGCAATTGTTCCTCAAGACATAGTGGGGGAAGCAAGGGGAGATGCTTACGATATCACAATGGTGAGGCTTTACGAGATTGAGCAGAGCCTGGATATAATAGAATTCTGCCTTGACAACCTTCCAGAAGGAAAGATACTTGCAATTCCAAACTACGTAGCATTGCTTAACAAGATCAAAAAAACCGAGGGAGAAGCTATTGGAGCACATGAAGCTCCAAGAGGAGAGGTTATCCACTATCTCAAGTACGATGGAACTAGAGATGGTCCTGCAGTATGGAAGGTCATAGCGCCGAGTTACAACAACATAAACTCCTGGGCTCTATTGCTGCTTGGGGCAGAGGTGGCAGATATTCCAGTGGTTGTGGCATACATAGACCCATGTATGTGCTGCAACGATAGGGTGGCGGTTGTGGAGGATTCAAGCGGCAGGCTTCTGGACTATTCTTATCTGCACAAGAAAGCCGTAGAAAAAACCAGAAAACTTGAAAAAGAGCTGGGGGTGAGGAGATGACCCCCGAAACTCTCTTTTATG belongs to Thermococcus bergensis and includes:
- a CDS encoding hydrogenase; this encodes MSFTLTTPSGFWNPILWLVFLALFSIIAYLIYSRGNPSYKKDTEQIKPYLSGNPEPTKEKVQVKAGDIYWGFIEALKGYYKVLQAIHTGDMRDYILWYLGIGAIITFILIGGV
- a CDS encoding NADH-quinone oxidoreductase subunit B family protein — protein: MGKLTNFKRSLWVFHASGGSCNACDIEIVAVLTPRYDAERFGIKLVGSPRHADVLLVTGAIPRDFADKLRRIYEQMPDPKAVVVIGNCGTTGGVFYDSYNIAGPIDEVIPVDVYVPGCPPRPEAIIDGIVKAWLKIEKLEKELEGKEK
- a CDS encoding NADH-quinone oxidoreductase subunit C yields the protein MTLTAEEILERLKEKLGDAILNYEVKEYKMGVKRPRTYQEIWMEINKDAFRKAIEAIFEIDYPHLHFIAGEDVGEVIKMIYSFGVFHSHPWGEVSIVMKLDLPKSNLVLPTITDLMIGAETNEREIREMLGVEFEGLKNKRHLFLPDDWPEGKYPWRRDEYGVEDMIKHTHRSVKEIRKQRGEQNG
- a CDS encoding IS982-like element ISPfu3 family transposase (programmed frameshift); amino-acid sequence: MVVMNFQQEILIIKSEIYPIISKHYPKNTRREVISLYDLITFAILAHLHFGGVYKHAYRVLIEEMKLFPKIRYNKLTERLNRHEKLLLLAQEELFKKHAREYVRILDSKPIQTKELARKNRKEKKGSSEIISEKPAVGFVPSKKKFYYGYKLTCYSDGNLLALLSVDPANKHDVSVVREKFWVIVEEFSGCFLFLDKGYVSRELQEEFLKFGVVYTPVKRENQVSNLEEKKFYKYLSDFRRRIETLFSKFSEFLLRPSRSVSLRGLAVRILGAILAVNLDRLYNFTDGGN
- a CDS encoding hydrogenase large subunit, with translation MGTRVTYYVPVGPIHPALKEPIRVEAEVEGEKIVKVDVKRGFAHRGIEYMGMKRNAIQTLYLSERICGICSISHPYAFVIGSEKALGIEAPPRAQYIRTIIAELERIHSHILWLGVIAHEIGFDPLLFWTWKGREKVLDILEAITGNRINYAMYMIGGVRRDLKESHIKALRDMITYYWEFTEHMKEVFLSDPVYKARTRGVAQLSKEMALKLNVVGPVARAAGIRMDVRQDIPYDAYADMDVKAIVPQDIVGEARGDAYDITMVRLYEIEQSLDIIEFCLDNLPEGKILAIPNYVALLNKIKKTEGEAIGAHEAPRGEVIHYLKYDGTRDGPAVWKVIAPSYNNINSWALLLLGAEVADIPVVVAYIDPCMCCNDRVAVVEDSSGRLLDYSYLHKKAVEKTRKLEKELGVRR